One window of Mobula hypostoma chromosome 30, sMobHyp1.1, whole genome shotgun sequence genomic DNA carries:
- the LOC134339639 gene encoding phospholipase A and acyltransferase 3-like isoform X2: MAKAMAGQTVYYSITTANCEHFVHLLRYGRKKSVQADRVSAIIPMANPKFSNVYDGQHVKTMEEEYQSALRNSHPKPGDMIMILRPKLNQWAIYVGDGDIIYPDSGRVVVRKPLFEVAESDLWCINNKLDSSMKPLCVKEIIRNAKAMIGQEIAMSEEEFIRYIRCVKKVGSSSAVTKKVNHATNGANAIGFAIFKIVIYTIVAALGIVMLLSAADILDVCLLPFI, encoded by the exons ATGGCTAAAGCAATGGCTGGACAGACAGTGTATTACAGTATAACAACAGCAAACTGTGAACACTTTGTTCACTTACTTCGGtatggaagaaagaaatcagTTCAG GCTGACAGAGTTTCCGCTATCATTCCTATGGCAAATCCCAAGTTTTCAAATGTGTATGACGGGCAACACGTGAAAACAATGGAAGAGGAGTATCAGAGTGCACTG CGCAACTCACATCCAAAGCCTGGAGACATGATTATGATATTGAGGCCCAAGTTGAATCAGTGGGCAATCTATGTCGGAGATGGGGATATCATATATCCAGATTCAG GTCGTGTGGTTGTGAGGAAACCTCTTTTTGAGGTAGCTGAAAGTGATCTCTGGTGCATCAACAACAAACTGGACAGCAGCATGAAACCGTTGTGTGTTAAAGAGATAATAAGAAATGCTAAAGCAATGATTGGACAAGAAATAGCAATGAGTGAAGAAGAGTTTATCAGGTATATTCGGTGTGTTAAAAAG GTTGGTTCTTCCTCTGCTGTCACGAAGAAAGTCAACCATGCCACTAATGGAGCAAATGCCATTGGCTTCGCTATTTTCAAAATTGTCATTTACACCATTGTTGCTGCGCTGGGGATCGTGATGCTCTTATCTGCTGCAGACATTCTAGATGTCTGCCTTTTACCTTTCATTTAA